One window from the genome of Deinococcus sp. NW-56 encodes:
- the acpP gene encoding acyl carrier protein, which yields MATFEDVKDVIVEKLGVDADKVTPEARFVEDLGADSLETVELIMGLEDRFGISISDEDAEKIRTVQAAIDYIGSQQ from the coding sequence ATGGCGACATTTGAAGACGTGAAGGACGTGATCGTCGAGAAACTCGGCGTGGACGCGGACAAGGTGACCCCCGAAGCCCGGTTCGTCGAGGACCTCGGCGCCGACAGCCTGGAGACGGTCGAGCTGATCATGGGCTTAGAAGACCGCTTCGGCATCTCCATCAGCGACGAGGACGCCGAGAAGATCCGCACCGTACAGGCAGCCATCGACTACATCGGCTCACAGCAGTAA
- the fabD gene encoding ACP S-malonyltransferase — MGADLAAAFPEAGAVYAEAEATLPGLRGLIETGPLESLTLTANQQPALVAASVAAFRAWQAHTGLTPAFAAGHSLGEYSALVAAGTLSLADALRLTRKRGELMQAAVPVGAGAMSAVMGDPEVVREVCAATPGIVQPANYNAPTQTVISGEQAAVDAAAAELKARGLKAIPLKVSAPFHCDLMAPARDGLTPDLHATAFGPLAFPVYANVTAGANTSPAALPDLLARQITGSVRWVETIRALADAGAEVFVEFGPGTVLTGLVKRILPDAQTLNVGTAEQVRGFQLPAASPQL, encoded by the coding sequence ATGGGCGCGGACCTCGCCGCCGCCTTCCCCGAGGCCGGGGCCGTCTACGCCGAGGCCGAGGCCACCCTGCCCGGCTTGCGGGGCCTGATCGAAACAGGACCGCTGGAAAGCCTGACCCTCACGGCCAACCAGCAGCCCGCGCTCGTGGCCGCGTCGGTCGCGGCGTTCCGGGCGTGGCAGGCCCACACAGGCCTGACTCCGGCCTTTGCCGCCGGGCACTCGCTGGGTGAGTATTCGGCGCTGGTGGCCGCCGGAACGCTGAGCCTCGCGGACGCCCTGCGCCTGACCCGCAAGAGGGGCGAGCTGATGCAAGCGGCCGTGCCCGTGGGGGCCGGGGCCATGAGTGCGGTGATGGGCGACCCGGAGGTGGTACGCGAGGTCTGCGCCGCGACCCCCGGCATCGTCCAGCCCGCCAACTACAACGCGCCCACCCAGACGGTGATTTCCGGTGAGCAGGCCGCTGTGGACGCCGCCGCCGCCGAGCTGAAGGCGCGGGGCCTCAAGGCCATTCCCCTCAAGGTGAGTGCGCCCTTCCACTGCGATCTGATGGCCCCGGCGCGGGACGGGCTGACGCCTGACCTGCACGCCACCGCCTTCGGGCCGCTCGCCTTTCCGGTGTACGCCAACGTGACCGCCGGGGCGAACACCAGCCCCGCCGCCCTCCCCGACCTCCTCGCCCGCCAGATCACCGGGAGCGTGCGCTGGGTCGAGACGATTCGGGCGCTGGCCGACGCCGGGGCCGAGGTCTTCGTGGAGTTTGGCCCCGGCACGGTGCTAACCGGGCTGGTGAAACGGATTCTGCCGGACGCCCAGACGCTGAATGTGGGGACGGCCGAGCAGGTGAGGGGCTTCCAGCTTCCAGCCGCCAGCCCCCAGCTTTGA
- the fabG gene encoding 3-oxoacyl-[acyl-carrier-protein] reductase — MTQSEPQPQKIALVTGSSRGLGRAMALSLARAGFGVAVHYGRNQTEAEKVAEEIRGLGVPAQVFGADLSTPANAGTLVEEVIKAMGRLDVLVNNAGITRDTLAIRMKDEDWQAVLDTNLGSAFAASRAAIKHMMRARAGRIINIASVVGLMGNPGQANYVASKAGLIGLTKALAKEYGGRGITVNAVAPGFIESDMTAQLPEDVQKTYLGGIPLGRFGQPEEVAALVAFLASDAAGYVTGQVIGVDGGLYPH; from the coding sequence ATGACCCAATCTGAACCTCAACCCCAGAAAATCGCCCTTGTCACCGGCTCTAGCCGGGGCCTGGGCCGCGCGATGGCCCTCTCGCTCGCCCGTGCGGGCTTCGGCGTGGCCGTCCACTACGGCCGCAACCAGACGGAAGCCGAGAAGGTCGCCGAGGAGATTCGGGGCCTCGGCGTGCCCGCGCAGGTGTTCGGCGCCGACCTCTCCACGCCCGCGAACGCCGGAACGCTCGTCGAGGAGGTGATCAAGGCGATGGGCCGCCTCGACGTGCTCGTCAACAACGCCGGAATCACCCGCGACACCCTCGCCATCCGCATGAAGGACGAGGACTGGCAGGCCGTGCTGGACACCAACCTGGGCAGCGCCTTTGCCGCGAGCCGCGCCGCCATCAAGCACATGATGCGGGCGCGGGCCGGGCGAATCATCAACATTGCCTCCGTCGTCGGGCTGATGGGCAACCCCGGCCAGGCCAACTACGTCGCCAGCAAGGCGGGCCTGATCGGGCTGACCAAGGCGCTCGCCAAGGAATACGGCGGACGCGGCATCACCGTGAATGCCGTCGCGCCGGGCTTCATCGAGTCGGACATGACGGCGCAATTACCGGAGGACGTGCAAAAGACGTACCTGGGCGGCATTCCCCTCGGCCGCTTCGGTCAGCCGGAAGAAGTGGCCGCCCTCGTCGCCTTTCTCGCCTCGGACGCCGCCGGGTATGTCACGGGGCAGGTCATCGGGGTGGACGGGGGACTGTACCCGCACTGA
- the fabF gene encoding beta-ketoacyl-ACP synthase II encodes MSVTGLRRVAITGLGPVTPIGTGAQAFAQAQREGKSGIGPITHFDPSDVASKIAGEVRDDLSGFVDPREARKLDRYVQLALAAAELAVRDSGLSEEELRGERTGAVIGSGIGGVKTFEEQANVLRTRGPGRISPMFIPMMIANMATGHVAMRYGATGPSSTVVTACATGTGSVGDAARYIQLGLADVMLAGGTEAAVTPIAVGGFANMKALSTRNDAPQEASRPFSASRDGFVLGEGAGVVVLEDYEKAKARGATIYAEIVGYGTSADAHHITLPAPEGRGAQVAMRMALATAGVNPEQVGYINAHGTSTHFNDLHETQGIKHVFGAHSHELAVSSTKSMTGHLLGAAGAVEAIAVAQALHDGILPPTINLTDPDPLLDLDYIPEGAREQKVEYALSNSFAFGGQNAALLLRRA; translated from the coding sequence ATGAGCGTGACAGGACTCAGGCGCGTGGCGATCACCGGACTCGGCCCCGTGACGCCCATCGGCACGGGGGCGCAGGCCTTCGCGCAGGCGCAGCGCGAGGGCAAGAGCGGCATCGGCCCCATCACCCACTTCGACCCCTCGGATGTGGCCAGCAAGATCGCGGGCGAGGTCCGGGACGACCTCTCCGGGTTCGTGGACCCCCGCGAGGCCCGCAAGCTCGACCGCTACGTGCAGCTCGCGCTCGCGGCAGCCGAACTCGCCGTGCGCGACAGCGGGCTTTCTGAAGAGGAGCTGCGTGGCGAGCGCACGGGCGCCGTGATCGGTTCGGGCATCGGCGGGGTCAAGACCTTCGAGGAGCAGGCCAATGTCTTGCGGACGCGCGGGCCGGGGCGCATCAGCCCGATGTTCATCCCGATGATGATCGCCAATATGGCGACCGGGCACGTCGCCATGCGCTACGGCGCGACCGGCCCCAGCAGCACGGTGGTCACTGCCTGCGCGACCGGCACGGGGTCGGTGGGCGACGCGGCCCGCTATATCCAGCTCGGCCTCGCGGACGTGATGCTCGCGGGCGGCACCGAGGCGGCCGTCACGCCCATCGCGGTCGGCGGCTTTGCCAACATGAAGGCCCTCTCGACCCGCAACGACGCCCCGCAGGAGGCCAGCCGCCCCTTCTCCGCCTCGCGCGACGGCTTCGTGCTGGGCGAGGGGGCGGGTGTGGTCGTGCTGGAGGACTACGAGAAGGCCAAAGCTCGCGGCGCGACTATCTACGCCGAGATCGTGGGCTACGGCACCAGCGCCGACGCGCACCACATCACCCTCCCGGCCCCCGAGGGACGCGGCGCCCAGGTCGCCATGCGGATGGCGCTGGCGACGGCGGGCGTGAACCCCGAGCAGGTGGGGTATATCAACGCGCACGGCACCAGCACCCACTTCAATGACCTGCACGAGACCCAGGGCATCAAGCACGTCTTCGGCGCCCACTCCCACGAGCTGGCCGTCAGTTCTACCAAGTCCATGACCGGGCACCTGCTGGGCGCGGCGGGCGCGGTGGAGGCCATTGCGGTCGCGCAGGCCCTCCACGACGGCATCCTGCCGCCCACCATCAACCTGACCGACCCCGACCCGCTGCTGGACCTCGACTACATCCCGGAAGGGGCGCGGGAGCAGAAGGTCGAGTATGCGCTGAGCAACTCCTTCGCCTTCGGCGGGCAGAACGCGGCGCTGCTGCTTAGGCGGGCGTAA